The Pyrus communis chromosome 2, drPyrComm1.1, whole genome shotgun sequence genome includes a window with the following:
- the LOC137725760 gene encoding uncharacterized protein has protein sequence MASACVNNIGVSPEKFPPATFPSYGWLSPRISFSHEFPNEDNASKLGAGAKASSPAKNQPDGPDPEVSCAEFEFRLEDPVAMLPADELFSGGKLMPLQFSSVKATVNDPTSTEIRSPDTPKYRRRTEIIGADPYLFSPKAPRCTSRWRELLGLKKLYQSSTATTTNGNSKSESHKTAATVSTSAPKSLKHFLHRSSKSLSSSPSASDASLSLPLLRDLDYESVSISSRLSLSSSSSGHEHEDLPRLSLDSDKPNPNPTISIHRTNPRQARVRTVKPREATKQRSAADQARVGRSPMRRATEESGTVATRGVSVDSPRMNSSGKIIFQSLERSSSSPSSFNGGPRLKHRGMERSYSANVRVTPVLNVPVCSLRGSSKSGSVFGFGQLFSGSVPQKKEGNGTVSGHNRGQHGHYGHHSQSKNRTDRTA, from the coding sequence ATGGCCTCCGCTTGCGTCAACAACATCGGGGTGTCGCCGGAGAAGTTCCCTCCAGCGACTTTCCCGTCGTACGGATGGCTGAGTCCTAGAATCTCCTTCAGCCACGAGTTTCCCAACGAAGACAACGCTTCGAAGCTGGGAGCCGGGGCCAAAGCCTCGTCTCCGGCGAAGAACCAGCCGGACGGTCCAGATCCGGAGGTCTCCTGCGCCGAGTTTGAGTTCCGGTTGGAAGATCCGGTGGCGATGCTTCCCGCCGACGAGCTCTTTTCAGGCGGGAAGCTCATGCCGCTTCAGTTCTCCTCGGTCAAAGCTACGGTCAACGATCCGACTTCGACGGAGATCAGATCGCCGGACACGCCCAAGTACCGCCGGAGAACCGAAATAATCGGTGCGGACCCGTACCTGTTCTCTCCCAAGGCCCCGAGGTGTACGAGTCGGTGGAGGGAGCTCTTAGGCCTAAAGAAGCTCTACCAGAGCagcaccgccaccaccaccaacggTAACTCGAAGAGCGAGAGCCACAAAACGGCAGCGACTGTAAGCACAAGCGCGCCTAAATCTCTGAAGCATTTCCTTCACCGGAGCTCGAAATCTCTGTCCTCCTCCCCCTCCGCCTCCGACGCTTCCCTGAGCTTGCCGTTGCTTAGAGACTTGGACTACGAATCGGTCTCGATTTCGTCGCGCCTCTCGCTCTCCTCCTCGTCTTCCGGCCACGAGCACGAGGACCTTCCAAGGCTCTCGCTCGATTCGGACAAGCCAAACCCGAACCCGACCATTTCTATCCACCGGACCAACCCGAGACAAGCGCGGGTACGGACGGTGAAGCCTCGGGAGGCCACGAAGCAGAGATCGGCGGCGGATCAGGCGAGGGTGGGACGGAGCCCGATGCGGAGGGCTACGGAGGAATCGGGTACAGTGGCGACCAGAGGAGTATCAGTGGACTCGCCGAGAATGAACTCGTCGGGGAAAATAATCTTCCAGAGCTTGGAGCGTAGCTCGAGTAGTCCAAGCAGCTTCAACGGTGGGCCCAGGTTGAAGCACAGAGGAATGGAGCGGTCCTACTCGGCCAATGTCAGAGTGACTCCGGTTCTCAACGTTCCGGTTTGTTCTCTTCGCGGTTCTTCAAAGTCCGGGTCTGTTTTCGGGTTCGGGCAGCTATTTTCCGGTTCGGTCCCCCAGAAGAAGGAAGGAAACGGCACCGTTTCCGGCCACAACCGCGGCCAGCACGGCCATTATGGCCATCATAGTCAAAGTAAGAACCGCACCGACCGAACCGCCTGA